The sequence GATCCCGGCGGGCAGCGCACCGCTCATGATCCCGCCGTCCCCGGCCCGGGTCTCAGGCGCCGAGCAGGCGCGCGGCGAGGTAGGACTCGACCTGGTCCAGCGCGACCCGCTCCTGCGCCATGGAGTCGCGCTCGCGGATCGTCACCGACTGGTCCTCGGCGGTCTCGAAGTCGACGGTGACGCAGAACGGGGTGCCGATCTCGTCCTGTCGGCGGTAGCGGCGGCCGATCGCCTGGGTGACGTCCATCTCGACGTTCCAGTGCCTGCGCAGCTGATCGGCGAGCTCGGTCGCGCGCGGCACCAGGGCCTCGCTCTTGGACAGCGGCAGCACGGCGACCTTCACCGGGGCGAGGCGCGGATCGAGCTTGAGCACGGTGCGCTTGTCGACCCCGCCCTTGGCGTTGGGGGCCTCGTCCTCGGTGTAGGCGTCCACCAGGAACGCCATCATGGACCGGGTCAGGCCGAAGGAGGGCTCGATGACGTACGGGGTGTAGCGCTCGTTGGCGGCCTGGTCGAAGTACTGCATCTTCGTGCCCGAGGCGTCGGTGTGGCTGGAGAGGTCGAAGTCGGTGCGGTTGGCGATGCCCATCAGCTCGCCCCACTCGCTGCCCGTGAAGCCGAAGCGGTACTCGAGGTCGATGGTGGCGGCGCTGTAATGGGCGCGCTCGCTGTCCGGGACGTCGAAGCGGCGCAGGTTGTCCGCATCGATGCCGAGGTCGATGAACCAGTTCCAGCAGGCCTCGACCCACTCGTCGAACTGCGCCTCGGCCTGCTCCGCCGGGGTGAAGTACTCGATCTCCATCTGCTCGAACTCACGGGTGCGGAAGATGAAGTTGCCGGGCGTGATCTCGTTGCGGAACGCCTTGCCGATCTGGCCGATGCCGAACGGCGGCTTCTGACGCGTGGCGTTGACGACGTTGAGGAAGTTCACGAAGATGCCCTGCGCGGTCTCCGGGCGCAGGAAGTGCAGACCGGCCTCGCTGGACACGGCCCCGAGGTAGGTCTTGACCAGCCCCGAGAACTCCTGCGGCTCGGTGAAGTCGCCGCGGGTGCCGCAGTTGGGGCAGGCGATCTCGGCCATGCCGCTCTCGGGCGCGCGGCCCTTCTTCGCCTCGAAGGCCTCCAGCAGGTGGTCCTCGCGGAAGCGGTTGTGGCAGCTCTTGCACTCCACCAGCGGGTCGGTGAAGGTCTCGACGTGCCCGGAGGCCTCCCACACGCGCTTGGGGAGGATGATCGAGGAGTCCAGGCCCACCATGTCGCCGCGCGACTGCACGAAGGTGCGCCACCACTGCTTCTTGATGTTCTCCTTGAGCTCCACGCCCAGCGGTCCGTAGTCCCACGCGGAGCGGGTGCCGCCGTAGATCTCACCGGACGGGAACACGAAGCCGCGCTTCTTGGCGAGTGCGATGACGTTGTCCAGCGTGCTGGCGGGGGCCTTGGCCACGGGGAGACTCCTGGTGACGGGTGGATCGGAACCGCTCCAGCATAGTCGCCACCGCGCTGTGACGGTCCCCACCCATGGGCGTGCGAGGCCTCCGTCGACTTGCGCGACCCCCTGGCGCTGGTGAGAATGATTGTCATGTCGTTTGCCTCCCGCCCCTCGCGGCGCTCCCTGCTCGCCGCCCTCGGCCTCGGTGCCGGGGGCGCATTCCTCTCGGCCTGCGGAGGCGGCAGCAGCGGTGACGGGGACGGCATCTCGGTCGTGACCTCGGCATATCCCCTCGCCTTCCTCCTCGAACGGATCGGCGGGGACCGCATCGCCC comes from Brachybacterium faecium DSM 4810 and encodes:
- a CDS encoding glycyl-tRNA synthetase (PFAM: Anticodon binding domain; tRNA synthetase class II core domain (G, H, P, S and T)~TIGRFAM: glycyl-tRNA synthetase, dimeric type), encoding MAKAPASTLDNVIALAKKRGFVFPSGEIYGGTRSAWDYGPLGVELKENIKKQWWRTFVQSRGDMVGLDSSIILPKRVWEASGHVETFTDPLVECKSCHNRFREDHLLEAFEAKKGRAPESGMAEIACPNCGTRGDFTEPQEFSGLVKTYLGAVSSEAGLHFLRPETAQGIFVNFLNVVNATRQKPPFGIGQIGKAFRNEITPGNFIFRTREFEQMEIEYFTPAEQAEAQFDEWVEACWNWFIDLGIDADNLRRFDVPDSERAHYSAATIDLEYRFGFTGSEWGELMGIANRTDFDLSSHTDASGTKMQYFDQAANERYTPYVIEPSFGLTRSMMAFLVDAYTEDEAPNAKGGVDKRTVLKLDPRLAPVKVAVLPLSKSEALVPRATELADQLRRHWNVEMDVTQAIGRRYRRQDEIGTPFCVTVDFETAEDQSVTIRERDSMAQERVALDQVESYLAARLLGA